One window of the Salvia splendens isolate huo1 chromosome 1, SspV2, whole genome shotgun sequence genome contains the following:
- the LOC121744208 gene encoding LOB domain-containing protein 21-like isoform X1 — MKSQEPRSSSSCAACKFLKRRCTPNCQFAPYFRSDEPKKFAKVHKVFGASNVSKILNEVPEEHREDAVNSLVFEAEVRLQDPVYGCIGAIASLQHKMVELQHDLFLARSRLACFLDHQPPPPPPPPAPFFDDMSPLFDTPMPDLFDHPTLPLDHFAPFHYP, encoded by the coding sequence ATGAAGAGCCAGGAGCCTCGGTCTAGCTCTTCGTGCGCGGCGTGCAAGTTCTTGAAGAGGAGATGCACCCCGAACTGCCAGTTCGCGCCCTACTTCCGGTCGGACGAGCCCAAAAAGTTCGCCAAGGTGCACAAGGTGTTCGGGGCGAGCAACGTGAGCAAGATCCTGAACGAGGTCCCAGAGGAGCACCGGGAGGACGCGGTCAACTCGCTCGTGTTCGAGGCTGAGGTGCGCCTACAAGACCCGGTCTACGGGTGCATTGGCGCCATCGCATCTCTGCAGCACAAGATGGTCGAGCTGCAGCACGACCTCTTCCTCGCACGAAGCCGCCTCGCGTGCTTCCTCGACCACCAgccccctccccctccccctcccccggCCCCCTTCTTCGACGACATGTCCCCTCTCTTCGACACCCCCATGCCCGACCTCTTCGACCACCCCACACTCCCCTTGGATCATTTTGCCCCATTCCACTACCCTTGA
- the LOC121796740 gene encoding uncharacterized protein At5g43822-like translates to MESIVKKYQRQFRKIKGEISRWEELRSRLISQFSNASSIIQRLQAIQNSQNYGTLGCVEGIEGVVLAKQMDSLQTIIININSTMKEFGGIVSSLEKVVRDSKQLAKVGSAQMTGKQLKLQIGVKPTIAYCIEGLRLLEEMHRSEYLLKLSIVSALPALALKPSASADLGALQQLLVDQPNIPQEEVQHIYNIIFAEEIS, encoded by the exons ATGGAGTCAATAGTGAAAAAATATCAGAGACAATTCCGGAAAATTAAGGGCGAAATTAGCCGATGGGAAGAGCTCCGGTCTCGGCTTATTTCCCAATTCTCTAACGCATCTTCCATAATCCAGAGGCTGCAG GCGATTCAAAATTCGCAAAACTATGGAACTTTGGGATGTGTTGAGGGCATTGAAGGTGTTGTGTTGGCAAAGCAGATGGATTCCCTTCAAACtatcatcatcaacatcaacagcACTAT gaAAGAATTCGGTGGGATTGTTTCTTCCCTTGAGAAGGTAGTTCGTGATAGCAAGCAGCTTGCGAAAGTGGGGTCTGCCCAGATGACTGGAAAACAACTGAAGCTACAGATTGGAGTAAAACCAACTATTGCATATTGCATAGAAGGACTTAGACTTCTTGAAGAAATGCATCGATCAGA GTACCTTCTCAAATTATCTATTGTATCAGCGCTTCCTGCCCTTGCATTGAAACCCAG TGCAAGTGCTGACTTAGGGGCACTTCAACAGCTTTTAGTAGATCAACCTAATATCCCCCAAGAAGAAG TGCAACATATATACAACATCATATTTGCTGAAGAAATTTCTTGA
- the LOC121744208 gene encoding LOB domain-containing protein 21-like isoform X2, giving the protein MKSQEPRSSSSCAACKFLKRRCTPNCQFAPYFRSDEPKKFAKVHKVFGASNVSKILNEVPEEHREDAVNSLVFEAEVRLQDPVYGCIGAIASLQHKMVELQHDLFLARSRLACFLDHPTLPLDHFAPFHYP; this is encoded by the exons ATGAAGAGCCAGGAGCCTCGGTCTAGCTCTTCGTGCGCGGCGTGCAAGTTCTTGAAGAGGAGATGCACCCCGAACTGCCAGTTCGCGCCCTACTTCCGGTCGGACGAGCCCAAAAAGTTCGCCAAGGTGCACAAGGTGTTCGGGGCGAGCAACGTGAGCAAGATCCTGAACGAGGTCCCAGAGGAGCACCGGGAGGACGCGGTCAACTCGCTCGTGTTCGAGGCTGAGGTGCGCCTACAAGACCCGGTCTACGGGTGCATTGGCGCCATCGCATCTCTGCAGCACAAGATGGTCGAGCTGCAGCACGACCTCTTCCTCGCACGAAGCCGCCTCGCGTGCTTCCTCGACCAC CCCACACTCCCCTTGGATCATTTTGCCCCATTCCACTACCCTTGA